A part of Pararoseomonas sp. SCSIO 73927 genomic DNA contains:
- a CDS encoding aldehyde dehydrogenase encodes MLDVPLIIGETDRPATGEAVFERRNPVTGEVATRAAAATVADAGAACDAAAAAFPAWSKLGPNARRAILLKAADALAAKAPEFIRLMAEEIGATAGWAGFNVHLAAGMLREAAAMTTQTTGEVIPSDKPGCLAMAIRAPVGVVLGMAPWNAPVILGVRALALPLACGNTVVLKASETCPGTHSLIAQALRDGGVPPGVVNVVTHSATDAPAVVEAMIAHKAVRRINFTGSTKVGRIVAMHAAKHLKPVLLELGGKAPMIVLEDADLDEAVKAAAFGAFMNQGQICMSTERLVVVESVADEFVRRLADFVGTLPVGDPRTGNVFLGSVVDEASAVKVEGLIADATGKGATLHGGGARQGTIMPAAIVDRVTPEMALYAEESFGPVVAMIRVADAEEAVRVANDSEYGLSAAVFTKDVARGIAIAQRIESGICHVNGPTVHDEAQMPFGGTKASGYGRFGGRAGIAEFTELRWITVETQPGQYPFPPAAKAPPPATPGAH; translated from the coding sequence ATGCTGGACGTGCCGCTGATCATCGGTGAGACCGACCGCCCCGCGACGGGAGAGGCGGTCTTCGAGCGCCGCAACCCCGTGACGGGCGAGGTGGCCACCCGCGCCGCCGCCGCGACGGTGGCGGATGCGGGGGCCGCCTGCGACGCGGCCGCCGCCGCCTTCCCCGCCTGGTCCAAGCTCGGGCCGAATGCCCGCCGCGCCATCCTGCTGAAGGCCGCCGATGCCCTGGCCGCGAAGGCGCCGGAGTTCATACGCCTGATGGCGGAGGAGATCGGCGCCACCGCCGGCTGGGCCGGCTTCAACGTCCACCTCGCCGCCGGCATGCTGCGGGAAGCGGCGGCGATGACCACCCAGACCACGGGCGAGGTCATTCCCTCCGACAAGCCGGGCTGCCTCGCCATGGCGATCCGCGCGCCGGTGGGCGTTGTGCTGGGCATGGCGCCCTGGAACGCGCCCGTCATCCTCGGTGTCCGCGCCCTCGCCCTGCCGCTCGCCTGCGGCAACACCGTGGTGCTGAAGGCCAGCGAGACCTGCCCGGGAACCCACAGCCTCATCGCCCAGGCGCTGCGCGATGGCGGGGTGCCGCCGGGCGTGGTGAACGTCGTCACCCACTCCGCCACCGACGCGCCGGCGGTGGTGGAGGCGATGATCGCCCACAAGGCCGTACGCCGGATCAATTTCACCGGCTCCACCAAGGTCGGCCGCATCGTCGCCATGCACGCGGCGAAGCACCTGAAGCCCGTTCTGCTGGAGCTCGGCGGCAAGGCCCCGATGATCGTGCTGGAGGATGCGGACCTGGACGAGGCGGTGAAGGCCGCCGCCTTCGGTGCCTTCATGAACCAGGGCCAGATCTGCATGTCCACCGAGCGGCTGGTGGTGGTGGAGAGCGTGGCGGACGAGTTCGTGCGCCGCCTGGCCGATTTCGTCGGGACCCTGCCCGTGGGCGATCCGCGCACCGGCAACGTCTTCCTCGGCTCCGTGGTGGACGAGGCCTCGGCCGTGAAGGTGGAGGGTCTCATCGCCGACGCCACCGGCAAGGGCGCAACCCTGCACGGCGGCGGCGCGCGCCAGGGCACGATCATGCCGGCGGCCATCGTGGACCGCGTGACGCCCGAGATGGCGTTGTACGCCGAGGAATCCTTCGGCCCCGTCGTCGCCATGATCCGCGTGGCGGACGCCGAGGAGGCGGTGCGGGTGGCGAACGACAGCGAGTACGGGCTCTCGGCCGCCGTCTTCACCAAGGACGTGGCGCGCGGCATCGCCATCGCGCAGCGGATCGAGAGCGGAATCTGCCACGTGAACGGCCCCACCGTGCACGACGAGGCGCAGATGCCCTTCGGCGGCACCAAGGCCAGCGGCTACGGCCGCTTCGGCGGGCGCGCCGGCATCGCGGAGTTCACGGAGCTGCGCTGGATCACCGTGGAGACCCAGCCCGGCCAGTACCCCTTCCCGCCCGCCGCCAAGGCGCCGCCGCCCGCGACACCGGGCGCGCACTGA
- a CDS encoding acyl-CoA dehydrogenase family protein translates to MDFALTEEQEAVREAVSRICARFGDDYWLERDHTGEFPVELHQALASDGWLGICMPEEFGGAGLGITEAAIMMQAISQSGAGMSGASAVHMNIFGLQPVVVFGTDDQRRRMLPPLIAGKERACFAVTEPNTGLDTTRLRTRAERQGSKYVVNGQKVWISTAGVAEKILILARTTPLEDVRKPTQGLSLFYTDLDRSRIEVRPIDKMGRKAVDSNQVFFDNLEVPEEDRIGEEGRGFEYILHGLNPERILIAAEALGLGFVAIERAAQYARDRVVFGRPIGQNQAIQHPLAECWMRLDSARLSVMQAAWRYDKGMSCGAEANMAKYLAAEAGFAACQQAVMTHGGFGYAKEYHVERYMREVMIPRIAPVSPQLILCFIAEKVLGLPKSY, encoded by the coding sequence ATGGACTTCGCGCTGACCGAGGAGCAGGAGGCGGTCCGTGAGGCTGTCTCCCGCATCTGCGCCCGCTTCGGGGACGACTACTGGCTGGAGCGCGACCACACGGGCGAGTTCCCCGTGGAACTGCACCAGGCGCTGGCCTCCGACGGCTGGCTGGGCATCTGCATGCCGGAGGAGTTCGGCGGCGCGGGTCTCGGCATCACCGAGGCCGCGATCATGATGCAGGCCATCTCGCAATCCGGCGCGGGGATGAGCGGGGCGTCCGCCGTGCACATGAACATCTTCGGGCTGCAGCCCGTGGTGGTCTTCGGCACGGACGACCAGCGCCGCCGCATGCTGCCGCCGCTGATCGCAGGGAAGGAGCGCGCCTGCTTCGCGGTGACGGAGCCGAACACGGGGCTGGACACCACGCGCCTTCGCACGCGGGCGGAGCGCCAGGGCAGCAAGTACGTGGTGAACGGGCAGAAGGTCTGGATCTCCACCGCCGGCGTCGCGGAGAAGATCCTGATCCTGGCGCGCACCACGCCGCTAGAGGATGTGCGGAAGCCGACCCAGGGGCTTTCCCTGTTCTACACCGACCTCGACCGCTCCCGGATCGAAGTGCGCCCGATCGACAAGATGGGCCGGAAGGCCGTGGATTCGAACCAGGTCTTCTTCGACAACCTGGAAGTGCCGGAAGAGGACCGCATCGGCGAGGAGGGGCGCGGCTTCGAGTACATCCTGCACGGGCTGAACCCCGAGCGCATCCTGATCGCCGCCGAGGCGCTGGGCCTGGGCTTCGTCGCGATCGAGCGCGCGGCGCAGTACGCCAGGGACCGCGTGGTGTTCGGGCGGCCCATCGGCCAGAACCAGGCAATCCAGCACCCGCTGGCGGAGTGCTGGATGCGGCTGGATTCCGCGCGCCTCAGCGTGATGCAGGCGGCCTGGCGCTACGACAAGGGAATGTCCTGCGGCGCCGAGGCCAACATGGCAAAGTATCTTGCGGCGGAAGCGGGCTTCGCGGCCTGCCAGCAGGCGGTGATGACGCATGGCGGCTTCGGCTATGCGAAGGAGTACCACGTGGAGCGCTACATGCGGGAGGTGATGATCCCCCGCATCGCGCCCGTCAGCCCGCAGCTCATCCTCTGCTTCATCGCGGAGAAGGTGCTGGGGCTGCCGAAGTCGTACTGA
- a CDS encoding CoA transferase → MPLPLAGIRVLDCSSVVMGPYAARLLADQGAEVLKVEPPEGDVLRRAGQGGAMFAHLNRGKRAVALDLKAPEGKATLRRLAEGADVLLHNMRADAAARLGLTRDALREANPRLIVAGAVGYGAGGPYATRPAYDDLIQAASGLADVMGRASPDGEPRYVPLTLSDRVVGIQLAQAVTAALFARERGGEGAEIEVPMFETFADLVLGDHLGGLSFDPPQGGAHYPRLMTPQRRPYRTRDGHIAVLLYNDAHWRRFFRAVGREAEMEADPRLRDHAGRTANFHHAYGLVGEILAGRGTAEWLDLLCGLDIPAAPVNSVEALLEDPHLRAVGYWREAAMPDGGTLRSTAPVGHWAGQEEAPLRPPPALPGNGDEEIAWTSR, encoded by the coding sequence TTGCCTCTCCCGCTGGCCGGAATCCGCGTGCTGGACTGTTCGTCGGTTGTGATGGGCCCCTATGCCGCCCGCCTTCTCGCGGATCAGGGGGCGGAGGTGCTGAAGGTGGAGCCGCCGGAGGGCGACGTGCTGCGCCGCGCCGGCCAGGGCGGGGCGATGTTCGCGCACCTCAACCGCGGCAAGCGCGCGGTGGCGCTGGACCTGAAGGCGCCGGAGGGGAAGGCGACCCTGCGGCGGCTTGCGGAGGGCGCGGACGTGCTGCTGCACAACATGCGCGCCGATGCCGCCGCGCGGCTGGGCCTGACGCGCGATGCGCTGCGGGAGGCGAACCCGCGGCTTATCGTGGCAGGGGCGGTGGGCTACGGCGCGGGCGGCCCCTACGCCACGCGCCCGGCCTATGACGACCTGATCCAGGCGGCCAGCGGGCTGGCCGATGTCATGGGCCGCGCCTCCCCGGATGGCGAGCCGCGCTACGTGCCGCTGACGCTGAGCGACCGGGTGGTCGGCATCCAGCTCGCCCAGGCCGTCACCGCCGCGCTGTTTGCGCGGGAGCGGGGCGGGGAGGGGGCGGAGATCGAGGTGCCGATGTTCGAGACCTTCGCGGACCTCGTGCTGGGCGACCATCTCGGCGGTCTCAGCTTCGATCCGCCGCAGGGCGGGGCGCACTACCCCCGGCTGATGACGCCGCAACGCCGCCCCTACCGGACGCGGGACGGCCACATCGCCGTGCTCCTCTACAACGACGCCCACTGGCGCCGCTTCTTCCGCGCCGTGGGGCGCGAGGCGGAGATGGAGGCCGATCCCCGGCTGCGCGACCATGCCGGGCGCACCGCCAATTTCCACCATGCCTACGGGCTAGTGGGAGAGATCCTGGCAGGACGCGGCACGGCGGAGTGGCTGGACCTGCTCTGCGGCCTGGATATTCCGGCGGCGCCGGTGAACAGCGTGGAGGCGCTGCTGGAAGACCCGCACCTGCGCGCGGTGGGCTACTGGCGGGAAGCGGCGATGCCGGATGGAGGCACGCTGCGCTCCACCGCGCCGGTGGGGCACTGGGCCGGGCAGGAGGAGGCGCCGCTGCGGCCGCCGCCCGCGCTGCCGGGGAATGGCGACGAGGAGATCGCATGGACTTCGCGCTGA
- a CDS encoding class I SAM-dependent methyltransferase: MNETIDFGFTPVPRDRKAGLVREVFDSVAPKYDVMNDLMSLGIHRVWKRIFVNAIGAGPRDTLLDLAAGTGDVGFLARERGAGRVILADINHAMLNVGQGRALGRGLASGLDFVCCDAERLPLPDRSVERISMAFGLRNCTDKAAVLREMRRVLRPGGRALVLEFSRLQVAALDPLYDAWSFRALPAIGARVANDSESYRYLAESIRMMPDQEELAGMFRGAGMENVSYRNLSGGIVAIHSGWRL; the protein is encoded by the coding sequence ATGAACGAGACCATCGATTTCGGCTTCACCCCCGTCCCCCGGGACCGCAAGGCCGGGCTGGTGCGCGAGGTCTTCGACAGCGTGGCGCCGAAATACGACGTGATGAACGACCTCATGTCGCTCGGCATCCACCGGGTGTGGAAGCGCATCTTCGTCAACGCCATCGGGGCGGGGCCGCGGGACACCTTGCTGGACCTGGCGGCCGGCACCGGGGATGTCGGCTTCCTGGCGAGGGAGCGCGGGGCGGGGCGGGTGATCCTGGCCGACATCAACCACGCCATGCTGAACGTGGGGCAGGGGCGGGCGCTGGGGCGCGGGCTGGCCTCGGGCCTCGACTTCGTGTGCTGCGACGCGGAGCGCCTGCCTCTGCCGGACCGGTCCGTGGAGCGGATCTCCATGGCCTTCGGGCTGCGCAACTGCACGGACAAGGCGGCGGTGCTGCGGGAGATGCGGCGCGTGCTGCGCCCGGGCGGGCGGGCGCTGGTGCTGGAATTCTCCCGCCTGCAGGTGGCGGCGCTGGACCCGCTCTACGATGCCTGGAGCTTCCGGGCGCTGCCGGCGATTGGGGCGCGGGTGGCGAACGATTCGGAATCCTACCGCTACCTGGCCGAGAGCATCCGCATGATGCCGGACCAGGAGGAGCTGGCGGGCATGTTCCGCGGGGCGGGGATGGAGAACGTGTCCTACCGCAACCTCTCCGGCGGGATCGTGGCGATCCACTCCGGCTGGCGCCTCTAG
- the mutM gene encoding bifunctional DNA-formamidopyrimidine glycosylase/DNA-(apurinic or apyrimidinic site) lyase: MPELPEVETVMRGLSTVLTGRTIARAETRRAGLRWPFPEGLAERLSGRRVEGFRRRGKYMLMRLSEGESVLIHLGMSGRMVARPPGADPVPRIAPQGAFSDARGALNKNGGDGLAHEHLLLETGDGWRVGFQDPRRFGCVDLMPTEAEDSHKLLAGMGPEPLEDAFTPAALSAALKGKATPVKAALLDQGVVAGLGNIYVAEALFRAGISPRRLAGTVPGARAERLVPAIKAVLTDAIEAGGSSLRDYVRSDGELGRFQDRFEVYDRLGQPCPRCPGPPACEGVQRIVQAGRSTFFCPRTQR; encoded by the coding sequence ATGCCCGAACTGCCCGAGGTGGAGACCGTGATGCGCGGCCTCTCCACCGTGCTCACCGGCCGCACCATCGCCCGCGCCGAGACCCGCCGCGCCGGCCTGCGCTGGCCCTTCCCGGAGGGGCTGGCCGAGCGCCTCTCCGGCCGGCGGGTGGAGGGGTTCCGCCGCCGCGGCAAGTACATGCTGATGCGCCTGTCCGAGGGGGAATCCGTGCTGATCCACCTCGGCATGTCCGGCCGCATGGTCGCCCGCCCGCCCGGCGCCGATCCCGTGCCCCGCATCGCCCCCCAGGGCGCCTTCTCCGACGCGCGCGGGGCCCTGAACAAGAATGGGGGGGACGGGCTGGCCCACGAGCACCTGCTGCTGGAGACCGGGGATGGCTGGCGCGTGGGGTTCCAGGACCCCCGCCGCTTCGGCTGCGTGGACCTGATGCCGACCGAAGCGGAGGATTCTCACAAGCTCCTCGCCGGCATGGGCCCGGAGCCGTTGGAGGATGCCTTCACCCCCGCCGCCCTCTCCGCCGCGCTGAAGGGCAAGGCCACCCCGGTCAAGGCCGCGCTGCTGGACCAGGGCGTGGTTGCGGGGCTGGGCAACATCTACGTGGCGGAAGCCCTGTTCCGCGCCGGCATCTCCCCCCGCCGCCTCGCCGGCACCGTCCCTGGCGCCCGCGCCGAACGGCTGGTGCCCGCGATCAAGGCCGTGCTGACCGACGCCATCGAGGCTGGCGGCTCCTCTCTGCGCGACTACGTCCGCAGCGACGGCGAGCTGGGACGCTTCCAGGACCGCTTCGAGGTGTACGACCGCCTGGGCCAGCCCTGCCCCCGCTGCCCCGGCCCGCCCGCCTGCGAAGGCGTGCAGCGCATCGTCCAGGCCGGGCGCAGCACCTTCTTCTGCCCGCGCACGCAGCGATAA
- a CDS encoding MarR family transcriptional regulator — MAQPSRSAQSRAPRPAAGDAPRLRVLPGGAPALRLGPLGEALGFHLRLAQEASFAAFARRTGASGLKPGFFATLAVIHENPGLSQTALGSAVGRDKSTLTPRLAEMERAGLIRRGRSTTDRRSYALTLTPAGEEALSILATHAAAHDAQLDALVGTEMRGALLDALRRLNQGLEPEDE; from the coding sequence GTGGCCCAACCATCGCGGTCCGCGCAGAGCCGTGCCCCGCGTCCGGCCGCCGGGGATGCGCCGCGCCTGCGCGTGCTGCCGGGCGGCGCGCCCGCGCTGCGCCTCGGCCCCTTGGGGGAGGCGTTGGGCTTTCATCTTCGCCTCGCGCAGGAGGCGTCGTTCGCGGCCTTCGCGCGCCGTACCGGGGCATCCGGCCTCAAGCCCGGCTTCTTCGCCACCCTGGCAGTGATCCACGAGAATCCCGGCCTGTCCCAGACCGCGCTCGGCAGTGCCGTGGGGCGGGACAAGTCCACCCTAACCCCGCGCCTGGCGGAGATGGAGCGGGCGGGGCTGATCCGCCGCGGCCGCTCCACGACGGACCGGCGCAGCTACGCCCTGACCCTGACGCCTGCGGGAGAGGAGGCGCTCTCCATCCTCGCCACGCATGCGGCCGCGCACGACGCGCAACTGGACGCGCTGGTGGGGACGGAGATGCGCGGCGCCCTGCTCGACGCGCTGCGACGCCTCAACCAGGGGCTGGAACCGGAAGACGAATGA
- a CDS encoding tripartite tricarboxylate transporter substrate binding protein: MATITRRAALAAVPALLAAPSLRAQGSYPTKPVRIVVPFPPGGLVDLLARSVSQSLAARMGQPFVVDNRAGAGGNIGADLVAKAAPDGYTLLAASMGPLAVNQFIYSSMPYDTNAAFAPITLLATTPKVICVANNRPWRSLGELVAAAKERPGQLTAGSAGSGSSLHLALELFRGATGTDIQHVPYRGAAPAVTDLVSGNIDLVIDNVPNILSQIRGNGVRALAVATESRLPQLPEVPTTAEAGVNFRFGTAFGMAAPAGTPDAIVNAVAEAVATALKDPAIGGRLAEQGTLLGGQGPRAFAALIEEEKRTLEPVIKRANIRAD, translated from the coding sequence ATGGCCACCATCACCCGCCGGGCGGCGCTCGCCGCCGTGCCGGCCCTGCTCGCGGCGCCCTCGCTCCGCGCGCAGGGTTCCTACCCGACCAAGCCCGTCCGCATCGTCGTCCCTTTCCCGCCGGGCGGGCTGGTGGACCTCCTCGCGCGCTCCGTCTCGCAATCCCTCGCCGCGCGGATGGGCCAGCCCTTCGTGGTGGACAACCGGGCCGGCGCGGGCGGCAACATCGGCGCGGACCTCGTCGCGAAGGCGGCGCCGGACGGCTACACCCTGCTCGCCGCCTCCATGGGGCCGCTGGCGGTCAACCAGTTCATCTACTCCTCCATGCCCTACGACACCAACGCCGCCTTCGCGCCGATCACCCTGCTGGCCACCACGCCGAAGGTGATCTGCGTGGCGAACAACCGCCCCTGGCGCAGCCTGGGCGAGCTGGTGGCGGCGGCGAAGGAGAGGCCCGGGCAGCTCACCGCCGGCTCCGCGGGCTCCGGCAGCAGCCTTCACCTCGCGCTGGAGCTGTTCAGGGGCGCGACCGGCACGGACATCCAGCACGTTCCCTACCGCGGCGCCGCGCCCGCCGTGACGGACCTCGTCTCCGGCAACATCGACCTCGTCATCGACAACGTGCCGAACATCCTGTCGCAGATCCGCGGCAACGGCGTGCGCGCCCTGGCCGTGGCGACGGAGAGCCGCCTGCCCCAGCTGCCGGAGGTTCCCACCACGGCCGAGGCGGGCGTGAACTTCCGCTTCGGCACCGCCTTCGGCATGGCCGCCCCCGCGGGCACGCCGGACGCCATCGTCAACGCCGTGGCGGAGGCCGTGGCCACCGCCCTGAAGGACCCGGCCATCGGCGGCCGGCTGGCGGAGCAGGGCACCCTCCTCGGCGGCCAGGGCCCGCGCGCCTTCGCGGCCCTGATCGAGGAAGAGAAGCGCACGCTGGAGCCGGTGATCAAGCGGGCGAACATCCGGGCGGACTAG
- the mdlC gene encoding benzoylformate decarboxylase → MDGNTTARMTVREATFALLRGLGVDTVFGNPGSTELPFLDRWPADIRYVLGLQEASVVGMADGYARATGRCAFVNLHSAAGVGHALGNLFTAQKNAAPMVITAGQQARALLPNFPFLGATEAPQFPKPYVKFSIEPARAEDVPAAIAQAHRIATTRPYGPTFVSIPSDDWSAPCTPVLPRAWFPDTAPDPAALAEAARLIAAARRPVLVVGPEVDAEGAGPALVALAERMGAPVWTSPFSSRLSFPEDHALHAGHLHAAPQQVSDTLIGHDLVLVIGAPVFTFHVTGECALFRSGIPILHMTTDLETAASAPAGTSVLGSLRLGLPALAALLPEEGRPWPAPRQRPAPPAASSPLNAAYVLHRLGQAMPPGTVLVEEAPSHRPAMNGHLPVRDWGGFYTMASGGLGYSLPGAVGVALGGRRRVACLIGDGSFMYSPQALWTAVQERLPMAVIVMNNAGYGAMRSFSRVLQVRDAPGIDLPGLDFVATARGMGCPGRAVSTPEELDAALAEAFSADGPMLVEVAVDGAIANLYDKH, encoded by the coding sequence ATGGACGGCAACACCACGGCGCGCATGACGGTGCGCGAGGCGACCTTCGCCCTGCTGCGGGGCTTAGGCGTCGACACTGTGTTCGGGAATCCTGGCTCCACGGAGCTGCCCTTTCTCGATCGCTGGCCCGCCGACATCCGCTACGTGCTGGGGCTGCAGGAGGCCAGCGTGGTGGGGATGGCGGACGGCTACGCCCGCGCCACCGGGCGCTGCGCCTTCGTGAACCTGCACTCCGCGGCGGGGGTGGGGCACGCGCTGGGCAACCTGTTCACGGCGCAGAAGAACGCGGCGCCGATGGTGATCACGGCGGGGCAGCAGGCGCGCGCGCTGCTGCCGAACTTCCCCTTCCTCGGCGCCACCGAGGCACCGCAGTTTCCCAAGCCCTACGTCAAGTTCTCCATCGAGCCCGCGCGGGCGGAGGACGTGCCGGCGGCCATCGCCCAGGCGCACCGCATCGCCACCACGCGCCCTTATGGCCCGACCTTCGTCTCCATCCCCTCCGATGACTGGTCCGCCCCCTGCACGCCGGTGCTGCCCCGTGCCTGGTTCCCCGACACGGCGCCCGATCCCGCCGCGCTGGCGGAGGCGGCGCGCCTGATCGCCGCCGCGCGCCGCCCCGTGCTGGTGGTGGGGCCGGAGGTGGACGCAGAAGGCGCGGGCCCCGCCCTGGTGGCGCTGGCAGAGCGCATGGGCGCGCCGGTCTGGACGAGCCCCTTCTCCTCCCGCCTCTCCTTCCCCGAGGACCACGCGCTGCACGCCGGGCACCTGCACGCGGCGCCGCAGCAGGTGAGCGACACGCTGATCGGGCACGATCTGGTGCTGGTGATCGGCGCGCCCGTCTTCACCTTCCACGTGACGGGCGAGTGCGCGCTGTTCCGCTCCGGCATCCCCATCCTGCACATGACGACGGATCTGGAGACCGCCGCCTCCGCGCCGGCCGGCACCTCGGTGCTGGGCAGCCTGCGGCTGGGCCTGCCGGCCCTGGCCGCCCTGTTGCCGGAGGAGGGGCGCCCCTGGCCCGCGCCGCGGCAGCGCCCGGCGCCGCCCGCCGCCTCCAGCCCGCTCAACGCCGCCTACGTGCTGCACCGCCTGGGGCAGGCCATGCCGCCCGGCACGGTGCTGGTGGAGGAGGCGCCCTCCCACCGGCCGGCGATGAACGGGCACCTGCCGGTCCGCGATTGGGGCGGGTTCTACACCATGGCCAGCGGCGGGCTGGGCTACAGCCTGCCCGGCGCCGTGGGCGTCGCGCTCGGGGGGCGCCGGCGCGTGGCCTGCCTCATCGGCGACGGCTCCTTCATGTACTCGCCCCAGGCGCTGTGGACGGCGGTGCAGGAGCGGCTGCCGATGGCGGTGATCGTGATGAACAACGCGGGCTACGGCGCCATGCGCTCCTTCTCCCGCGTGCTGCAGGTGCGGGACGCGCCGGGGATCGACCTGCCGGGGCTGGACTTCGTCGCCACCGCCCGCGGCATGGGCTGCCCGGGGCGCGCCGTGAGCACGCCGGAGGAGCTGGATGCCGCGCTGGCCGAGGCCTTCTCGGCCGATGGGCCGATGCTGGTGGAGGTCGCCGTCGATGGCGCCATCGCCAACCTCTACGACAAGCACTGA
- a CDS encoding tripartite tricarboxylate transporter substrate binding protein, whose amino-acid sequence MRRRLLLGAALALPAIRPALAQAWRPTRPITMVVPFAAGSGTDAGARILAQVMSEALGGASIVVDNRAGANGSIAAGFVARAEPDGHTIFVTTNTTHSANPALLKHLDYDPVADFAPVARVGNLPFMLVVGEGSSARDAKSFLDMARQRRGQMTYASGNSTGIVSGATMARMAGTEMLHVPYRSTPPAITDVIAGRVDCMFVDIAAGLGNLRAGKLRNLGMTTKERSALLPEAPTLSEAALPGFDITSWNGVFAPARTPAPVIEALNAAIRGPIGRPEVKKRFADIGFDAFSGTPGELGDFVKQQITVWRELVEAAGIPKE is encoded by the coding sequence ATGCGTCGCCGCCTCCTTCTCGGCGCGGCGCTGGCGCTGCCCGCCATCCGCCCCGCCCTTGCCCAGGCCTGGCGCCCCACGCGCCCCATTACCATGGTGGTGCCCTTCGCTGCCGGCAGCGGCACGGATGCCGGCGCGCGCATCCTGGCGCAGGTGATGAGCGAGGCGCTGGGCGGCGCCAGCATCGTGGTGGACAACCGCGCGGGCGCCAACGGCTCCATCGCCGCGGGCTTCGTGGCGCGGGCGGAGCCGGACGGGCACACGATCTTCGTCACCACCAACACCACGCACTCCGCCAATCCTGCCCTGCTGAAGCACCTGGACTACGATCCGGTGGCGGATTTCGCACCGGTCGCGCGGGTGGGAAACCTGCCCTTCATGCTGGTGGTGGGGGAGGGATCGTCCGCGCGCGACGCGAAGTCCTTCCTCGACATGGCGCGGCAGCGGCGCGGGCAGATGACCTACGCCAGCGGCAACAGCACGGGCATCGTCTCCGGCGCCACCATGGCGCGGATGGCCGGCACGGAGATGCTGCACGTCCCCTACCGCTCCACCCCGCCCGCCATCACCGACGTGATCGCGGGGCGCGTGGACTGCATGTTCGTGGACATCGCGGCCGGGCTGGGCAACCTGCGCGCGGGCAAGCTGCGCAACCTCGGCATGACGACGAAGGAGCGCTCCGCTCTGTTGCCGGAGGCGCCGACCCTCTCGGAGGCGGCGCTGCCGGGCTTCGATATCACCTCCTGGAACGGCGTCTTCGCGCCGGCCCGCACGCCCGCGCCGGTGATCGAGGCGCTGAACGCCGCCATCCGCGGGCCGATCGGGCGGCCGGAGGTGAAGAAGCGCTTCGCCGATATCGGCTTCGACGCCTTCTCCGGCACGCCGGGCGAGCTGGGTGACTTCGTGAAGCAGCAGATCACCGTCTGGCGCGAGCTGGTCGAGGCCGCAGGCATTCCGAAGGAGTGA